A window from Cryptomeria japonica chromosome 1, Sugi_1.0, whole genome shotgun sequence encodes these proteins:
- the LOC131858343 gene encoding uncharacterized protein LOC131858343 — MDNRDEVQNNMEEGNPRPEDSTQDMEDADTILNAVRNNSLEKFKFHKKEGHIRKDCPIIKKSQAKPASNPNLPANPLVVSSSVDKPSKTLPELSIAFRNTPLANILSLPPPPMAADQDSDDGFTLLPPKVFQEIEDDYCLEVILAMGASKNVDMESSDFDEDPKPEDPAFKRRGRPPGSKNKPVTKKNEIKSTSFTLETNLNYIWNDAIKFFSNHSRGKGGIAVLVNPKWGPLITNHGVSPCQRVVWFTMNINNTHMGFCSIYAPNDPKKRIALWDWLITLPDIPWFFGGDFNMVESQTNKVGGNPFRWKDSENMHWSKFISSKNLFDPLANIKDCNPRIWHTWCNFQQGSDRIYSRLDRFYGNKDYFSFLPDQNGNVVLVTATTLSDHHPIFTRISFHSVPSKQRPTCNKFILNAKLLQDEDVLCAIQIIRNFNHINLKDSSLINIWKANLMSWKSFLQTIGQKFAKDFRFTEKCLNSDLQQAELEVQSDSSNPELLSRVLAAKDALKSIDRLVFNNQEISDPVCITLAFVDYYSNLFSSEDTKEAEAIRMQCKALIPNKLDSVDSLSLSKMIFVDEIIGAIKSLKDDKAPGPDGFSVEFYKANISWISKDLLDIYNEAMRVGTLSSKINRGIIMLLPKDGDKTLIRNWRPITLLNVSYKILAKILAIRLVHILTKIVSATQTGFIKGRYILENLITAWEAMDWATCSHQNVALLLLDFKKAYDRVAWNFIIMMLQSFGFPPYFCNVVQILLSDAFVQVEVNGSLSKPFPLGRSIRQGCPLAPTLFVISAKALYYILRDSTLSPEVRGVYLPNNDELINSQFANDTALFFEIFDSNFLNLQTKLNMFCTISGACISQAKSICLGRDDQPLDWLSQYTYQWGGPNKIVRYLAWMFSNYQILEIQKAIRIFLWSNGKGNRKFHSVNWKWCHTDKTLGGLGLKDLKLQGIALAAKWIFHSLEGDSPWKVLIKHNIERIFPKKACSWKNLPLGDLIVGNFSMVVQGSVIFKSIWHAWEHVRVFITNKEFYNDNYLHGERSIWWNLSINDKPLALYQGCSAKSWARSDIPATCQVNSHRHLKCKWPDGIVLDKLKAKYIYRIIDHNEDILMHINNFWYCSFDGKTWNKLLNYIWKSPVEPKIQCFKWLVLLDRLPIKRDNQSSNICNNCKLPDTGRHILFDCLFAKEIWRLFGIVYPINVNILQIVTGYINGISKDANVFWNILSSNILWQIWKCRNEEKYQGKPRDLTECFRKLTFIKIFLQIQTTMIMEKEKLRKFLKDGQSTFFLYELKYGYQWHRSLDDLRIFESTCWRLNQVIKRNQISRKEETFMLAQIQERKNIVWMEGPQGWTAWVDTFPDVLH, encoded by the exons GAAAGAGGGTCATATCAGGAAAGATTGCCCCATTATTAAGAAATCCCAAGCTAAACCAGCCAGTAACCCTAACCTGCCAGCTAACCCCTTGGTTGTCTCTTCATCTGTTGATAAACCTTCTAAGACTTTACCTGAATTGTCTATTGCTTTCCGCAATACGCCGCTAGCCAACATTCTATCCTTGCCTCCTCCCCCGATGGCTGCTGATCAAGATAGTGATGATGGTTTTACCTTG CTTCCACCTAAGGTGTTTCAAGAAATTGAGGATGATTACTGTTTAGAGGTTATTCTTGCTATGGGTGCTTCTAAAAATGTGGATATGGAGTCCTcagattttgatgaggatcctaaACCTGAGGACCCCGCTTTTAAGAGGCGTGGGAGGCCTCCTGGTTCCAAAAACAAACCTGTGactaagaagaatg AAATCAAATCTACTAGTTTCACTCTTGAAACCAATCTTAATTATATTTGGAATGATGCTATTAAGTTTTTCTCTAACCATAGCAGAGGTAAGGGAGGTATTGCTGTTCTTGTTAACCCTAAATGGGGACCTCTCATTACTAATCACGGTGTTTCTCCCTGTCAAAGGGTTGTTTGGTTTACTATGAACATTAATAATACCCACATGGGATTCTGTTCTATTTATGCTCCTAATGATCCTAAAAAGAGAATCGCTCTGTGGGATTGGCTTATCACCCTTCCTGATATTCCTTggttttttggaggagattttaacATGGTAGAGTCTCAAACTAATAAAGTTGGGGGCAATCCCTTTAGATGGAAAGACAGTGAAAATATGCACTGGTCTAAATTTATATCTTCTAAGAATCTTTTTGATCCTCTTGCCAACATTAAAGATTGCAATCCTAGAATTTGGCACACTTGGTGCAATTTCCAGCAAGGCTCTGATAGGATTTATTCCAGGCTTGATCGTTTTTATGGTAATAAAGACTACTTCTCATTTCTCCCTGATCAAAATGGTAATGTTGTTTTGGTTACTGCTACCACTTTATCTGATCATCATCCCATTTTTACTCGTATTAGCTTCCATTCTGTTCCTAGTAAACAAAGGCCTACTTGTAATAAGTTCATTTTGAATGCCAAGCTTCTTCAGGATGAGGATGTGTTGTGTGCTATTCAAATTATCAGAAATTTTAATCATATTAATCTCAAGGACTCCTCCCTGATTAATATATGGAAGGCTAACCTTATGTCTTGGAAATCTTTCCTTCAGACTATAGGTCAAAAGTTTGCCAAAGACTTTAGGTTCACTGAAAAATGCTTAAATTCTGATCTTCAGCAAGCTGAGCTTGAGGTTCAGTCTGACTCTTCTAACCCAGAGCTTTTGAGCAGGGTCCTTGCTGCTAAGGACGCTCTGA AGTCCATAGATAGATTGGTTTTTAACAATCAGGAGATTTCTGATCCTGTGTGTATTACCTTGGCTTTTGTTGATTATTATAGTAACCTGTTTTCTTCTGAAGATACTAAGGAAGCTGAAGCTATTAGAATGCAATGCAAGGCTCTTATACCTAATAAATTGGATTCGGTTGATTCTCTTTCCCTTTCTAAGATGAtttttgttgatgagattattgGGGCTATAAAGTCCCTTAAGGACGATAAGGCCCCTGGGCCTGATGGCTTTTCTGTTGAGTTCTACAAAGCTAATATTAGTTGGATTAGTAAAGACCTTTTGGATATTTATAATGAAGCCATGAGGGTTGGTACTCTCAGTTCTAAGATTAACAGGGGTATTATTATGCTTCTTCCTAAGGATGGAGATAAGACTCTTATTAggaattggaggcctattaccctCCTTAATGTGTCTTATAAAATTTTGGCTAAAATTCTTGCTATTAGATTGGTGCACATTCTCACTAAAATTGTTAGTGCTACTCAAACGGGCTTCATTAAAGGCAGGTATATATTAGAGAATCTTATTACTGCCTGGGAAGCCATGGATTGGGCTACATGCTCTCATCAAAACGTGGCTCTTCTACTTCTTGACTTCaaaaaagcttatgatagggtcgCGTGGAATTTTATCATTATGATGCTCCAATCTTTTGGCTTTCCTCCCTATTTCTGCAATGTTGTTCAAATTCTCCTCAGTGATGCTTTTGTGCAAGTTGAAGTTAATGGTTCTCTTTCTAAACCTTTCCCCCTTGGGCGTTCCATCAGGCAAGGATGCCCATTAGCTCCTACTCTTTTTGTCATTTCTGCTAAAGCTTTGTATTATATCCTTAGGGATAGCACTCTATCCCCTGAAGTTAGAGGGGTTTACCTTCCTAACAATGACGAGCTTATAAATAGCCAATTTGCTAATGATACTGCTCTTTTCTTTGAGATCTTTGATAGCAATTTCTTGAATCTGCAAACTAAGCTGAACATGTTTTGCACCATTTCTGGTGCTTGTATTTCTCAGGCTAAGTCTATTTGTTTGGGGCGGGATGATCAACCTCTGGATTGGTTATCTCAATATACTTATCAATGGGGAGGTCCTAATAAGATTGTTAGGTATCTCG CGTGGATGTTTAGCAATTATCAAATTCTTGAAATTCAAAAGGCTATTAGAATTTTTCTCTGGTCTAATGGCAAAGGTAATAGGAAATTTCATAGTGTTAATTGGAAATGGTGTCATACGGATAAGACCCTGGGAGGGCTAGGGCTTAAAGATCTTAAGCTTCAAGGCATTGCTCTTGCCGCCAAGTGGATTTTTCACTCTTTGGAGGGTGACAGTCCCTGGAAAGTGCTTATTAAACATAATATTGAGAGAATTTTTCCCAAGAAAGCTTGTTCTTGGAAGAACCTCCCTCTCGGAGACCTTATTGTTGGTAATTTTTCGATGGTTGTTCAAGGTTCTGTCATCTTCAAATCCATTTGGCATGCCTGGGAGCATGTCCGGGTTTTTATTACCAATAAGGAGTTCTATAATGATAATTATCTCCATGGTGAAAGGTCCATTTGGTGGAACTTGAGCATAAATGATAAGCCTCTAGCCCTCTACCAGGGTTGCTCTGCTAAGTCTTGGGCTAGATCTG ATATCCCTGCCACTTGCCAGGTGAACTCTCACAGACACCTGAAGTGCAAGTGGCCGGATGGTATAGTTTTAGACAAGCTGAAAGCTAAGTATATTTACAGAATTATTGATCATAATGAAGATATCCTTATGCATATTAACAATTTTTGGTATTGTTCTTTTGATGGTAAAACTTGGAATAAGCTGCTGAATTATATTTGGAAAAGCCCCGTTGAGCCCAAGATTCAATGTTTTAAGTGGCTGGTTTTGCTTGACAGACTTCCGATTAAAAGAGATAATCAGTCTTCTAATATTTGTAATAATTGCAAATTGCCTGATACAGGTAGACACATTTTATTTGATTGTCTttttgctaaagaaatatggagACTTTTTGGCATTGTTTATCCTATTAATGTCAATATTCTTCAGATTGTTACTGGTTACATTAATGGTATTAGTAAAGATGCTAATGTTTTTTGGAATATTCTTTCCTCTAACATTCTTTGGCAGATCTGGAAATGCAGGAATGAGGAAAAATATCAAGGTAAGCCAAGAGATCTTACTGAGTGTTTTCGTAAACTCACATTTATCAAAATTTTCTTGCAGATTCAAACCACCATGATAATGGAGAAGGAAAAGCTGAGGAAATTTCTCAAAGATGGTCAATCCACCTTCTTTTTGTATGAGCTCAAGTATGGTTACCAATGGCATAGGTCTCTGGATGATTTGAGAATATTTGAAAGCACTTGTTGGAGACTTAACCAGGTGATAAAGCGGAACCAGATTTCTAGGAAGGAGGAGACCTTTATGTTGGCCCAGATCCAGGAGAGGAAGAATATAGTTTGGATGGAAGGCCCACAAGGTTGGACTGCGTGGGTGGATACGTTCCCTGATGTTCTTCACTAG